A portion of the Natronococcus sp. AD-5 genome contains these proteins:
- a CDS encoding HVO_0649 family zinc finger protein, translated as MSTYRSPFERLRAKFDDSELECPQCGYFDSEGGWRVTTSGSRVQYQFVCPSCDAVETRELRL; from the coding sequence ATGTCAACCTACCGATCGCCGTTCGAGCGACTCCGGGCGAAGTTCGACGACTCGGAACTCGAGTGTCCGCAGTGCGGCTACTTCGACAGCGAAGGCGGGTGGCGCGTCACGACGTCCGGGAGTCGAGTCCAGTACCAGTTCGTCTGCCCGTCGTGTGACGCCGTCGAGACCAGGGAGCTCCGCTTGTAA